The window CTTTTTTTTGCCAAAGAACCAGAGGATAAAGTGGTAGAAGACTGACTAGAGgcttggaaattagaaaaaagcTCATATAATTTCGCAAGCTGGTCGGAATTAAACCCCAAACTAGAAGTTGATTGACAAATTTCTGTGAGAGTTTTGTCTGCCTGGGTTGCGGTGGAGGCTTGATGACTATGAGCTTTAGGCTGTCTAGGCTTCCAATCTGCGAGCTTGCCATGTAAAGCCCAACAAGTGTCTTTAGTATGGCCCAACTTCTTACAATGCTCACAATAAGTCCTCTTGGACTGTCTTGGGCTTGGCTTACTAGCTCCAGCAGCATGAGGCCCACTAGCAGCAGCATGAGGCCCACGTCCAGCAGTAGCATGAGGCCCATGAGGCCCATGGGTTAAAAGGGCTGAGCCCTCAGGCCCAAATGAAAGATCCAACATTACTCTCCTCTTGCTTTCCTCTCATTGCACCTCGGAGAAGACTTCTCGGATGGAGGGCAACGGCCAGCGATTGAGAACCCTACTCCTGATGTCGTCAAGCTCACGGTTCAGTCCCGCTAGGAACTCAAAGACCCTTTCgttctccatcttcttcttgaaGCGCACGCTGTCACCTGTGTACTCCCACTCCTCTTCGCAGTTGAGATCGAGATCTTGCCATAGACCTAGCATCTCGGTGTAGTATTCTGTGACTTCCCGATCTCCTTGCTTCATCTGCCAAAGGCGCGTCTTGATTTCAAAGATTTGGGAAGCATTCTTGACATCGGAATATGTTTCCCGTATCGCATCCCACATGTCCTTTGCCGTCGGGAGGAACATGTAAGTCTTTCTAATGGTTGGTTTCATGGAGTTAATCAAGCATGAGGTGATAAAGGAGTTTTCAGACCGCCATTTCTGGGATGCTGCTACATCGGTCGGAGGTGGTCGTCGAGTCTCGCCGGTAAGGAACCCTAACTTTCCCTTTCCGTCAATAACGAGTTTGATTGATTGAGCCCACTCTCTGTAATTCTTACCATTTAGTTTTTCAACGGTAAGGTGGAGTGGGGAGTTGTCGAATGCACCGACGGGGCCCATCGAAAAGTGTATCTCCGACACTCTTTCATGGTTGTTTCCTCTTTGGGCATTCATGGACAGATTAGGGTTTAGAGCAAAcgaagctctgataccatgtagaaACTAAGAGTGATTTTTGAATTCATTCAAAACTCTGTTTTTTACATAAACGTATCCCTATTTAACAAATATACAGAGagcaataaaaaagaaaaaaaatacaaatatgaaaacacAATTTATCCATAATTGGGGCCTTAATTTTTCCCTAATATCCTACCAATCATCATTCAAAATTATAACGGATTTCCACACTAGGTCTTTGTCAAAATGGATTTGTACGAGTTTTGCACTttgtttcacatttttttttttgttttactttattccttctatatatttttttttcatttttcgtcatgagtatcattttttttccttccttttttttttttgcctttttttttaatttgagggTGGGTTGCAAAATCAGCCTAAAATTACTTACTTGATACTTGTTTTTCAGTGGCGAAGAGGTTTGAAGCTTAGTGGTGAATCCACAGTTGAAAAAATTACGTTAGATGGTGTTTCGGGTTTGCGTGTCACATTGAGTGCAACTGTCCACGATGTACTATATTATATGAGCCCAATCTACTGTCAGGATATTATCAATTCGGTACtctattttatctttaatttttcagtttcccttttttattttattcgttTGTGATAATAATCCATTTGACCATCTTAAAATGCTTTGCCTATGGTTTATATAGTTGGACCGAgatgttattttcattttacataCACTACAATCGGTAGTTCATATATCATACGACAACTGGATTTTTTCTGTTTACACTTGAGATTTAGCTAATTACTAAACtgaaattttaaactttatttgtcTCATATTTGATTAGTAGAAAGcacaaatatgagaaatttcatttgaaaaatggagaagattgatttttttttttttcataagtgtATTGGCAAACTTAGATGTGATCATACACTAAATTTTACAAGAATTGGTCAATCACTCATGGTGGGGATTCCTTATtagacaaaaaggaaaaaaaaaaggaaaagaagaaggtgatgtttgtttttttacttaattctaaatagaaccttaatgcttaatagtgttaatttccactaagtattaaaaagtaaaaacaatcaatatgttattttttctatttagaaaaagttacatattttagctttttttatttagtaaaaagtttatagtaagtcatgaaaaagtagaaaaacaaataacctaaattctgaaaacaaattgttttcagtaaaaagccaaaaaacaaacaccaccgaAGGCTATGGGACAACTACATTTTCAGCAAGTAAAACTGTTGAATTGCCAACTTTCCTACAATATTAAATTGTTAAGAATTAGACCCACAATGTACATCGTAGTCTTAACACCCCCTCCTATGTGCAGCCTCACACCTACATGTGGAGAGGCATGGACAGGTTTTTGGGTCCATGGTCTATATCATGCTACCCATGCTTTTTGGCATGTATATGATTACATTAACAGTCCAAATACTTTCCTAAAAGATTAAATTGTTAGAATTGGaaccacaatgtatatcatagTTTGAACAGCCCTACCCTATGTGTGGCCTCACACTTGCATGTGGAGAGGCATAGATAGGTTTTTGGGCCCATGTTGTATATCATGCTATATGATTACATTAACACTCCAAATACTAACTTCACTCATTTTGATAACATGTATATGCTAGTGtatagtaaaaaatattaatagccTACAGTTAGATATGCATCCTTTAACATAGGATTTTTTGGTTGGATCAAAGTTGTAAACTATACCTTAAATCATGTGGCAGTAACAGAGCTACTCCTTTAAACAATACTATTGCGTTATATTTTGGTCCTGTTGGGGCTTGGGGCAGTTGTCCTAGAGTAGTgaaatttacattttattagTGAGATTGAATATCCAGTTTGAATGTAACAACATGCTTGGACTAAAGATCCATTAATTTGCTTCTAGGTCTCAAATCAGTTAAACCGGTTATATTTGAAGTTTCTTAAGAGGAATCCGGGTTATGATGGAAAGGTATGTGGATGGTTGAAAGGTCACCATTTTCATTCATCGGTATTTGACTATTTAAGTTCGTGATTCATATTTAATGCTCTCATATTATGTTATCTTTATATAGGTTTCCATATATGGTCACTCTTTAGGAAGTGTCCTCTCTTATGATATCCTTTGTCATCAAGACAATTTGTCCAGTCCATTTCCAATGGATGCGACGTATATAAAACAAACTAGTAAAGAAGAAAACCATCCTAGTGGAAGCAATCAATCCTCTACATACAATTCCTCCACCAATCTGGAGAATTCTAGTTTGATCAATGATTCTCAGGACATGGTGGTGCCCAACAATGAAGACAAGATGATTTCACAACCTAGTGTAGTAGTTTGTGGGGAAGAACTTGCTGAACCTTCTGTTACAGCAGATTTGGAAGAACCTTCTATAATGGCTATGGATTCTAACCAACCAAATGATAGCTCATCATTGAATGAAAGTGTCCATGAACAAGTTTGTGATTCTAGTGACATGTTTTCTCAAGAAAAGATGGCATGGATGAAGATATCGACACAAACGATAGGGGCATCCCAAATGGGGTTTCAGAGAAATACCTGAGGAGTTATTTGATGATAAAAGCAATAAAGATGAAGAATGCAAATTGTTGAGAGAAGAGGTGGGGATTTGTAAATGAATACTTTTTGTAACTGTGggcatgttttatttattatttaatgaagtTTCTCTGTTTCAGATTGCTTCCCTGAAAGCAAGAATAGCAGAATTGGAATGTCAGTGTGGTGGTAAAGTTTCTCTGTTCTTCACATTATTTCATGTCTGGATAGAACTTTCCTTCTTGATTTTTGACTCTTGCTTATGGAAGGAGCTTTTGTACGTTGATCTTCTGGATTCTGAAGTGTAACCTAAACAGGAAATGAGGAAGGGCATAAAGCTATACCAAAGCAACCCTTTTATGAAAGGGTTCCAACTGGGCAGGATGTTGCACCTAGGAATTATACCCCTTATATTAAGTACACAAAGCTTGAATTTAAGGTAAAAAGACAAGAATTCATGTGCATTTCTTTATTGAATCTTCCAACATATTTGTGTTGCAGATAGCATACATGTAAATTGCAATCTATCTAGTTCCTCTTTTGACTTGTATATCTTCATGTCAGGTTGACACATTCTTTGCAGTTGGATCACCTCTTGGTGTCTTCCTTGCCCTCCGCAATATTCGTCTTGGCATTGGTAATACTTAAAGTTcctgtttttttccttttcccttttctttttccttggaAGAACTCTATTAAAGTTCCAATTATTATGTTAAAGAGTAATTTCTTAACCTGGTTATTAGTCAGTCATGACCAAATAGCTTTCTCGTTCATTATTGGGctacaaattcaaaatttggtgTTTTAACTTTCCAACTATTTAATGGAAAAAAGTTGAATAGAGGTTCAAAATCTTATATATGTATAGGCCTGGCTTCTTTCATTGGTGGAATCTGTCCTCCTGTCCTTCCCAGTGTACAGGAGCCATCCAATGAGAGTGCTATATCATGGGATGAGAGTGGCATATAGAAAGCCATCCAATCATTATGATCACAAAGgatatatattcttttagatattatttgattttcatttgtaTCTAATTTATAGACCAACAAAGTTGAAACCTTTATTT is drawn from Vitis riparia cultivar Riparia Gloire de Montpellier isolate 1030 chromosome 18, EGFV_Vit.rip_1.0, whole genome shotgun sequence and contains these coding sequences:
- the LOC117907676 gene encoding phospholipase SGR2-like, which codes for MVGFMELIKHEVIKEFSDRHFWDAATSVGGGRRVSPWRRGLKLSGESTVEKITLDGVSGLRVTLSATVHDVLYYMSPIYCQDIINSVSNQLNRLYLKFLKRNPGYDGKVSIYGHSLGSVLSYDILCHQDNLSSPFPMDATYIKQTSKEENHPSGSNQSSTYNSSTNLENSSLINDSQDMVVPNNEDKMISQPSVVVCGEELAEPSVTADLEEPSIMAMDSNQPNDSSSLNESVHEQVCDSSDMFSQEKMAWMKISTQTIGELFDDKSNKDEECKLLREEIASLKARIAELECQCGGNEEGHKAIPKQPFYERVPTGQDVAPRNYTPYIKYTKLEFKVDTFFAVGSPLGVFLALRNIRLGIGKGQDYWGEENISEEMPSCRQIFNIFHPFDPVAYRIEPLICKEYIGTRPVIIPYHKGGKRLHIGLQDFAEDLAARSQAMMDHLQSVRVKVLTVCQSKNRNDLEDEVENSQENDERSYGSIMLERLTGSEDGRVDHMLQDKTFEHAYISAIGAHTNYWRDYDTALFILKHLYRDIPEEPSSSEEANGGSSKNENGSTGWTDQREAADEELPLTFAERVVVKNFSRKAKKIMQS